In Lycium ferocissimum isolate CSIRO_LF1 chromosome 11, AGI_CSIRO_Lferr_CH_V1, whole genome shotgun sequence, a single genomic region encodes these proteins:
- the LOC132036968 gene encoding uncharacterized protein LOC132036968, with the protein MNFGRLKNVVAAAAIEGAAEARARIFGHVLNPTGQRSPHKVLRKKLIGEKVSQWYPHDIMKDDPLVMARQEQERLSKLEMLKRRGKGPPKKGQGKQAKKRNK; encoded by the coding sequence ATGAACTTTGGGAGACTGAAGAATGTGGTAGCTGCTGCAGCCATTGAAGGTGCGGCCGAGGCAAGGGCCAGGATATTTGGCCATGTACTTAATCCAACTGGTCAGAGATCTCCTCACAAGGTTTTACGGAAGAAGCTGATTGGTGAAAAGGTGTCACAATGGTACCCACATGATATCATGAAAGACGATCCTCTTGTGATGGCACGTCAAGAGCAAGAGCGCCTGAGCAAGCTTGAAATGTTGAAACGTCGTGGCAAGGGGCCCCCTAAGAAGGGCCAGGGCAAGCAGGCTAAGAAACGCAACAAATAG
- the LOC132038348 gene encoding protein AGENET DOMAIN (AGD)-CONTAINING P1-like, producing the protein MGFCRGDLVEVASNEDGFLGSYYEAIVVCQPLKKDYIVQYKTLLKDDHSGPLTEFVTLNELRPVPPEIQVSEFNLHDQVDAFDNDGWWVGKITVMAPLVALKKQHSRIAYPKVIKSTTTTFKKQSQNSKDIGFFRKGDHVEVASKEDGFLDSYYEAIVISQPFKKDYIIQYNTLLKDDLSGPLKELVTLSELRPVPPKITANVFSLFDQVDAFDNDGWWVGMITGKIGTKYYVYFDTFGVECEYDESDLRAHQDWVDGQWISSKEQLVYNLEKYFLEKYNNVIV; encoded by the exons ATGGGGTTCTGCAGGGGCGATCTTGTTGAAGTAGCAAGCAACGAAGATGGATTTCTAGGTTCTTATTATGAGGCAATTGTGGTGTGCCAACCTCTCAAGAAAGATTATATTGTGCAGTATAAAACCCTATTGAAAGATGACCACTCTGGTCCCTTGACAGAGTTTGTTACCCTCAATGAACTCCGGCCAGTGCCACCTGAGATTCAAGTGAGTGAGTTTAACTTGCATGATCAAGTTGATGCTTTTGATAATGATGGATGGTGGGTTGGCAAAATTACTG TTATGGCTCCACTCGTAGCATTAAAGAAACAACACTCAAGAATAGCGTATCCAAAAGTAATCAAATCAACtactacaacattcaagaaacaATCACAAAACTCTAAAGATATAGGGTTCTTCCGTAAGGGCGATCATGTTGAAGTTGCAAGTAAAGAAGATGGATTTCTTGATTCTTATTATGAGGCAATTGTAATATCGCAACCATTCAAAAAAGACTATATCATACAGTATAATACCCTATTAAAAGATGACCTTTCTGGTCCATTGAAAGAGTTGGTTACACTCTCTGAACTTCGTCCAGTGCCACCTAAGATTACGGCTAATGTGTTTAGCTTGTTTGATCAAGTTGATGCTTTTGACAATGATGGATGGTGGGTTGGCATGATAACTGGCAAGATTGGAACTAAGTATTATGTGTACTTTGATACCTTTGGGgttgaatgtgaatatgatgaaagtgaCTTGAGAGCTCATCAAGATTGGGTTGATGGCCAATGGATTTCTTCGAAAGAGCAACTGGTGTATAATTTGGAGAAGTACTTTCTTGAAAAATACAACAATGTTATTGTTTAG